One Carya illinoinensis cultivar Pawnee chromosome 5, C.illinoinensisPawnee_v1, whole genome shotgun sequence genomic window, AAGAAATGTAATGTAGGTGCCGGTGAGTCTTCATTGCAGATTGGACAAGTAAATCTCAGAGCTACAGAATCATTCCACCAAAGGAAACAGGCAGGAAACAATGTTACAGATTGTGAGAGCTTAGACAAAATTTTAGTAAAGCATGTCTCCAGGctggagaaagagaaaatgagtaTCAGTTCAAAGGAAGAAGTAGTGGAGGTGAAGTCGAGTGAAACAAGAAGTCGTTTGCATATGAATTACGAAGGGGGTCTTGACCAAGTTTTGGTTAAGCATAAATCAAGACTTGAGAGAGAAAAGGTTGTTGCAGCTCAGCAACCAGATCACTGGATTAGACCCTCTGTAGCTCGTAGAGAAGCAAGGGAGAGAGAGTTGCAAGAAGCGTGGGGAGGAATAAGTTTAGGGAACTCCATGAAGCCCCACCTCTCGAAACTTGAACAAGATAAGGTACATTCTTCCTCAATGAAATGCTTACAATTTCTTATTTTTCGTTCTGGGGATTTCATTATACTGGTCCTGCTATCGTCTCAAGtgttttaccatttttttttgcaCAGGCTGCTTGGATTAAAGCTGAGGAAGATGAAAGGAGAAAAGCTATGAAGGGCGGCATGTAGCTTCTTTTATCCATTCTCATTTTCGTCAGTGTGTGTGGACTTCGCTACTTTCAAAATCCAACcagattttcattttattttttatattcttttcaatGATCTTTGTTGAAACTGCTATTGAAGTCCGCACAAttcaattgtattttttttttttttactgtcaATAGTGCTATTGGCATCTGATTTATGCAAATATGCATGGCAGTTCTTGTTTCCTTGAGCTAGTACCATGGGCTGGAAGAGAACCAGAAACGAGAAAACAAATTCACTCACAAAAACATATCCGCAtcgattttctttttcatccacGATAGAGAGAACGAaacatgtttttctttattcgATTGTTCTTCATGATATCCCTCTGAAACGGACTACTGTGGAACCAACAGTAACCCTTTAAGAAGCACGGCCTTTCCTTCATAACATCGGGCTGAACCAAATACAAGTTCAGGCCCAGTAAGAGATATTGGAAGGCTTCCAGGATTCCCACTGCCCAAAGATGCAGGTAAACAAAGTACATGAACTAGAAAAGCCCAATTCCTCTCAAACTTCACTTCAAAAGTTGGAAGCTTTGACTTTTTGACTTTGACTCTTTGAGcaaaggaaacaagaaaatattCCATTCTCAGCTATAGCCTACACCACTTGGTCCATaacatgaaaattttatgtggtacgaaaagaacaaaaacttttttattgttaaataaATAGAAACATGGAAATTAATAATAGTCTCTTAAATtcaatttatcaaatattttaatttttttaaaaaatcaatccTTTCCATATTcaatactattaaatatatatatatatatacagttcaGAACTTATAGTCAAACAGACTGTGTAGCTAATAATTGAGCAGCCGCCTATGAGGATAATGTGGTCAAACTTTGAATACTGTAATTCCATTCAAACGATTTCCTAATTACATATGGGACCGATTGCACATTTTTATTACCGATCCTGTAAAATAAACAATCTCCAATTGAAATGGCAAGGCCTGATTGGTTGCAAGAGAggacttttattaaaaataaaaagtctcgCAGGGTgtttgttgaaaattttgaaaaaaatgttggaAACAACTTTGCCCTCGTACTGACTAGGTTTCAAAAGACAAGGTAAAAGGTGGCGTGGTTTTCCAACGCCCCCCAAGTTGGGGGCAAGTTTTCTTTTCCCACCCAACGCGGCAAAGCTTCTCTGTCACGACCAACGCGTGAACTTCCCATCCCCTTCCCATTGGCggcctcccttctctctcttaaACCATCATGTGCATTTTGACTTGACTCACTCTCCCACTCACCCCTCTCTTCTCTGACTCCCGAACCACACGGAAACTCACATTTTCGTTTGTGTTTGGCTGTTGCTTTTCATTTTTGGCTTCTCTCCGATCTCCCAAGTTCTCCCATTTGAATTATCTCACCCTTTTTCTCTGTCTGAAATGGctcctctttcctttttctatgTCCTTGTTCCGTTTCTTCTCTTTCTCACTCCCGCCCTCTCGACTAACTCTGAAGGTACTCTCGATCCAtttgcttctttctttttgtctcTTTAGGGTTTTGAATTCATGCGTTTGCTCCATACCGTgcctgtttggttgctgaggaACCGCAGGGAAAAGAATCggaaaagacaagaaaaaaacCGTTTGGAATCTTGAATTTCCTGTCATGAATAAGATAAAGAAATTAGTTGTTCAATTATGAAATCTTGGTTTCCATTTTCTTACGGATTTTATAACACAGAAAAGGCTTTCCCgagcttcaaatttcaatttcttttcttttacttgGGTATGAGCATAGGGTTGCGTTTcatagtatgattttttttcttctttttggttttggttcCAGGAAATGCGTTGCATGCTTTGAGAAGCAGGCTCTCTGATCCAACAAATGTGCTGCAGAGCTGGGACCCCACCCTGGTCAATCCCTGCACCTGGTTCCATGTCACCTGTGATTCCAACAGCCACGTGATTCGCTTGTAAGATTCCTTCTTTTATGTTAATACCGAGTTGTACAACTGTTAcatgttttgggttttttttcccATTCCTTGTGAATTCCTGATTTCATGTTTGTGGTTGATTCCTGcaattaatttcttgtttactCTAAATTTCAGGGATTTGGGCAATTCTAATATCTCTGGGACTTTAGGTTCAGAGCTTGGCGAGCTCAAGCATCTACAGTACTTGTATGTATTGATCTTCTCTTTTAGCATTTCCAAAAGCTGTTTTGAACTTTCATTTGTGTTGTGTCTGTTCACCGAGGTAaactaagaaaaacaaaagaacttATATTTTGACTCTTATATATTCTGTCGTGTTGCATAGGTTAGCTCAATTCGCATGATTAGATTGTTGGAAAATTAAACGCAGTCGCAGTTTAGGGAAGAAATCTTAATATCAAGTTTCCCCTAGCTGactataattattaaatgaaataattgaCTAATTGGGTGTAAAATCTTTAATGGGCTGCAGGGAGCTTTATAGGAATGAGATAGGAGGTAAAATCCCAAAAGCATTGGGTAAGTTGAAGAATCTTGTCAGCATGGATTTGTATGAAAACAGATTTGAAGGAGAAATCCCAAAATCTTTATCCAAGTTAAAGTCACTCAGATTTCTGTAAGTACCAGTATATTTCCATTGACTAGTGGAAGATTTTGAACttcacaatttatttttttgcatgatTATGTCATTTGATATGGTTTGAATTAATGATACAGACGGTTAAGCAACAACAAGCTGACAGGGTCAATCCCAAGGGAGCTCACCAACCTCTCTAACCTCAAAGTTTTGTAAGTTTGattctggaaaaagaaaaaaaaaaaaaagtctctaTTGATTTCCTAATTTCTGTTACTGATCGTATTATTATACTTTCTGTTTTGAATTATTGATGCTCAGCGATGTTTCGAACAACAATCTATGTGGAACAGTTCCTGTAGATGGCCCTTTTGCCACATTCCCAATGGAAAGGTACCTGCCATCACACTATTCCTTGACCATATCAGATATATATACCAGGCTATTTACTTTTAATAGAGTACTTGGAGATCACCGTGATCTCCTAATTGCTTCTTTTCCCCCATCCAAGGAATGGAACAAATCATTGCCTAAAGGATAGCATGAAATGTCTCAAATAACCAAGTTTCCAGATGAGTTATATGTTGGGTTTGGTCATCTAGAGAATGTTAAGGTCCCATGTAAGGACATTAAAATGTGTATTCCCGACActcacacatacatatatatgccaGTGAGTTAACCAAGACATATGATTGTGTTTGAACCGATGTTCACTGCAAAAGGCAAGATGCTACCAACTTCAACCAGAGGGTAGCATGTGCCCCGTTTGAGTCTTGTAGTATCCATTACTAAGAGCCGCAATGTTTTGGAATCCATTTCTGATGTCTACTTTCCTTAGCACCAAATTTGGCCACCCATCACACACTCTGCAAAAGAATCGGAATTTATGGGCAAAGCATGCCATAGTCTAGAATCTCTAGAAGCAGTTGGATACATGGTTTGACTGTGTTTTGCCTCCTGGTTTTGTTTCAGTTTCGAGAACAACAGACTCAATGGCCCGGAGCTGAAAGGACTGGTGCCCTATGACTTTGGATGCTGAAGCAACACTCTTCGATCCTTTTTAAAAGACTAATTCTAAAACTTATTGTACGATAAAGTAGCAGGATAGAATGCCCAGTTACTATGTCATATATTTGACGAAGGCACTCTCTCTGTGGTGTGGGAAGAAGAGTAATGAAAACAAGCGAATGGGTTGAATATTGTGCACTTGGAAGCCTCGTTTATATATTTGCACGGGAACATAGGTCCTTCTGTTTGGTAATATTTACATGGAACTGAAAGATCAACGATCTTCCACAACATCATGCACATACCCGAACATCTATCCTTTAAAACTAAGCCACGTTTTAAGGTTCCCAATTATTCTGCATGGCATCAAGAACTCCTTCAATGggtaaagaaaaagagagatat contains:
- the LOC122309794 gene encoding leucine-rich repeat protein 2-like — encoded protein: MAPLSFFYVLVPFLLFLTPALSTNSEGNALHALRSRLSDPTNVLQSWDPTLVNPCTWFHVTCDSNSHVIRLDLGNSNISGTLGSELGELKHLQYLELYRNEIGGKIPKALGKLKNLVSMDLYENRFEGEIPKSLSKLKSLRFLRLSNNKLTGSIPRELTNLSNLKVFDVSNNNLCGTVPVDGPFATFPMESFENNRLNGPELKGLVPYDFGC